The Kribbella shirazensis genomic interval CGGCGAGCTCCGCATGCGGCACACCCTGCACCCGCTGGTACTTGATCAGGCCCCGCGCGTCCAGATCGGTCAGCACCGGGTCGACGTACGCCGAACCCTTGAGCGCGCTGGCCGACGGCGCGTGCAGCACGACCGGCACCTCACGCTCCAGCACCGGCTGCGTCGACACGAACCCCTCGACGTCGACCGCGAGCGGCAACCAGATGCCGTTCTCGACGAACTCGAGCAGGTCCGGCGTGGTGACGAAGACCGGGCCCTTGTACCCGTCCAGGTGCCGGCGCATCAGGTTGTTCGCGGCCTGCAGGCGCACGGTCAGCTCGTCGTCCGGGTTGCGGAACGGCGAGTACCGGTACTGCTCGCGGTGCTGCGCGGGATCGCGGATCTCCGACCCGTGGAACACCAGACCGTGCTTGATCCCGGCCTGGTCCAGCATCGGCACGTCGGTCGTCCACATCTGACCGCGCTGCTGGCCGAACATCGGCCGCCCCGCCTCGAACAGCACGTGGGTGACCTCGCGTAACGCGTACGCCGTCAGCTCCAGCTGCCACCGCAGATCGGACCGGTACTGCCGGTAGGTGCCGGTGCGGTGCACGCGGAAGTCGAACGCGCCGCTGCCCGTGGTCAGCGACTCCGCCTTGACGTCCGGTACCTCACGCTCCAGCGCGGTCGCCCACAGCCAGGCCTGACCCGCACTGTTCACCGGCCCGAGCAGCAGGTGCCGCCCGGTCTTGGTGACCCGGCCGCCCGGCCGGGTGATCTCGAGCTGCTGCCCGGTCAGCTCGCCGTACAGCTCCCGCAGCTTGGTCGCCTGCCCGACCCAGGACACTTCCTGCTGGTACGCCGGATCCGCCACCCGCTCGCGGTAGCTGTCCAGATCGCCGAGCACGGTGCGGACCTTCGCCGCCAGGTCGCGCCCGTCCTCCGCGGTGAACACCTCGCCGATCCGAGTCCGGTCAACGAACTCCTTCATGCTCGGCATGTCGCTGACCACCACCGGCAGCCCGGCGAAGGCGTACTCGAACAGCTTGTTCGGCAGCGCCATCTCGTGGCTCGGGTAGCGCAGGATCGGGATCAGCCCGACGTCGGCCGTGCGCAGGAACGCGACCACCTCGTCCGGCTTCACCGGATCCAGGCAGTGCAGACGGTCCTGCACCTCGAGCTGCACGGCCTGTGCCTGCAACTGACGAACGACGTCTGTCGCCACACCAGGCACGCACACGACGGCCAGGTGCACGTCCGGCAGGTCCACGAGCGCCTGGACGGCGGTGTGGATGCCGCGCGCCCGCGTCACGCCGCCGCTGTAGACGAGCAGCGGTACGTCGGGCGCCAGGCCGATCTGGCTGCGAATGTCGGACACCTCGACCGACACGTCAGCAGGGTTCGGCGTGTTCATCACCACGGTCGGCTCATGGCTGAGCTTGTGCTCGCGCTGCAACCGTTCGGCGATCGCCGGGCTGACGGTGATCACCCGGTCCGCTTCGCCGATGTACTCGCGCTCGTGGTTGGCCCACGCAGCGATCGAGCGCCGGGTCCGGCCGCCGTACTGCGAGAGTCCGGCGACGTACTCGTGCGCGTCGTACACGACCTTCAGCTTGCGGCCGCGGAGCTTCGCGCGGCCGGCGGCGCGGGTCGCGACGCCGATCACGTGCATGTCGTGCGCGTGCACGACATCCGGCTCGAGGCGGTCGATCAGGTCGCCGAACGCGATCTCGAGGTCCAGCGCCTCGGGGTGCAGCCTGCGCCACGGCGCCGGCCACGGCAGCCGGTGCAGCACGCCGTCGTACGCCCGCCAGCTGAACTTGAACGGGATGTCCGCCTTGTTGCCGACGCCCTTGCGCACCCAGGCGACCCGCTCGGCCACCTGCCAGCGCGCACGGCGCAGCAGCCGGGTGGCGACACCGGCCTTGAACTTGATCGGGTTTCCCTGGCCCGCCTTGGCCCGTGCGATCGCGTGCCCGGAGTCGGCCTTGAGCTCCTTGAGCTCGGCCTGGATCCGCTGGCTACGCGCCACATAGGTCGCGCGGTACCGATATCCCACCAACGGCGGCCGCCAGTTGCGGCGGGCCGTACGGCTTCGTTTCCGTTCCTCACGCAGTGCGAACGGCACCGCCACCCGGACGATCAGCGCACCGTCGAGCATCTCCCTCGACGGAAGGCCGCTGGCCGAGACCCCGAGCACGGTCACTTCTGCTCCGGTCTCGGCCAGTGCTGCGGCCTCTTTGCGGACCCGGCTGTCGTTGGTGACGTCGTTGGCGACGATCATCACGACCCGCAGGCCTGCATCTGTCACTGGCTGACCGACCTTCCGATCACAATCCGCCGCACGCCCGCCCACTTGGCCGGGTCGGTGCGGTCACGACCGTCGACGAGCACCTTCACACCCGGCAGGTCGGCCGGGCTCAGCTGCGTGTACTCCGCATGATCCGCCTGCAAGACCGCCGCGTCCACCGGCGAGCCCAGCGTGTACGGCGTGAAGCCGAGCCCCTGGAGCTCCTCGTCGGTGTACAGCGGGTCGTGCACGGACACCTCGGCGCCGCGCGCCTTCAGCGCCTCCACGGCCGGGAAGACCCCGGAGAACGCCGTCTCCTTGACACCGCCGCGGTACGACGCGCCGAGCACGACGACCTTGGCGCCCTTCAGCTCACCGAACGCGCCCTCGAGCAGGCCGATCGTGTAGTCCGGCATGCCGGCGTTCGCCTCGCGGGCGGCGCGGACGACGGTGGCGTCCGGGTCGGTGTACAGGTACAGCCGCGGGTAGACCGGGATGCAGTGGCCGCCGACCGCGATACCGGGCCGGTGGATGTGGCTGTACGGCTGCGAGTTCGACGCCTCGATCACGGCGTGGACGTCGATGCCGTTCTGGCCGGCGAACCGGGCGAACTGGTTCGCCAGGCCGATGTTCACGTCGCGGTAGGTGGTCTCCGCGAGCTTCGCCAGCTCGGCCGCCTCGGCCGAACCGAGGTCCCAGACGCCGTTCGCGCGCTCCAGGTCCGGGCGCTCGTCGAAGTCCAGCACGGCCTCGTAGAACGCGATGGCGCGCTTCGCGCCCTCCTCGGACAGGCCACCGACCAGCTTCGGGTACTTGCGCAGGTCCGCGAACACGCGGCCGGTGAGCACCCGCTCCGGCGAGAACACCAGGTGGAAGTCGGTGCCCTCGGTCAGCCCGGAGATCTCCTCGATCATCGGCTTCCACCGGTTCCGGGTGGTGCCGACCGGGAGGGTGGTCTCGTAGCTGACCAGCGTGCCGGGGGTGAGGTGCTCGGCCAGGGAACGGGTCGCGTTCTCCATCCAGCCGAACTCGGGCTGCCCGGTCTGCTCGTCCACGAACAGCGGCACGACCACGACGACCGCGTCGCTGTTCGGGATGGCGTCCGCGTAGTCCGTGGTCGCCCGCAGGCGGCCGTCGGCAACGGTCTCGGCGAGCAGCTCCTGCAGGTGGGCCTCACCCGGGAACGGCTCCTGGCCCGCGTTCACCAGGTCAACGAACTTCTGGTTGATGTCGACGCCGACGACCTGATGGCCCTTGGCCGCGAACTGGACCGCCAACGGCAGTCCGATCTTGCCTAAGGCAACAACACTGACACGCACAGCAACTCCACTAGGTAGTGATTCTTCATCGGGGGCCTCGGAGCTTCCGTTCCAGCGGGTGCTCGACGAACTTGTAGAGCAGGGCCGAGGCGAAGATCGAGAGGACAAGGACACCGGCGTACCAGGTCAGGTTGGACCAGCCGATCGGGCCGGCGATGCCGTGGTACTCCTTGATCGCGTACAGGATCGTGGCGTGCACCAGGTAGAAGGCGTACGACCACTGGCCCAGCGCGACCATCGGCTTGCTGCGCAGTACGGACCGGCCGCCGCGGGTGTCGCGGGCAGCGACTGCGAGGATCAGGAAGCCGTACAGGAACGTCAGGACTTCCTTCTGGCACAGGCCCATCGTGACCGCGCCGGGGATCTGGGTCGGGTGCAGGCCGGAGTAGTACAGGAGGTACAGCCCGCCGCCGGTGACCAGGAACGCGAACCACACCGGGATCCGCGGCCTCCAGCCGGATCGCAGCGAGATCGCCAGGCCGATACCGAACAGGAACGCCACCGAGTGCAGCACCGGCTGCGGCAGCACCGGTACGTCGTCCTTGTAGTGGAACAGCGCCAGGCGGTACGCCCCGCCGAGCACGAGCACCGAGACGCACAGGATCAGGCCGCCGACCGTCTTCAGCCGCTGCGTGGCCCGCCAGACGAACGGGAAGTACGCGTAGAAGAACGCCTCGACCGACAGCGTCCAGCCCGCCGGGTTGCCGCCGTACAGGATGGTCGGGTTGTTCGACCAGCCCTGCACCAGGAACGCCGACATCACCAGCACGGTCATCGAGACCGGCTTGATCCAGGACATCCCGGCCGGCGGCTCGAACCGGTAGAAGACGAAGATGGCCGCGACCAGCGTCAGGAAGTACAGCGGGAAGATCCGCGCGAACCGGCGCCGGTAGAAGGTGCGGATCTTCGTCCCGGGCTGCGCCGACCAGGTGAGCACGAAACCGGACAGCACGAAGAAGAACGTGACGCCGGAGGTGCCGTACTTCAGGAATTTGTGGATCGGCAGCGGCGCCAGCTGGGTCATGTGGTGGGCGAACACGAAGAAGGCCGCCCACCACCGCAGACCGGTGAGCGACTCGACCCGTGGCAACCTCCCGCTCGGGGAGCGCGGCGGTGTGCCGGACTCCCCGGGGAAGGTACTGGCCGGCGCGCCGGGAGGCGGAGTCCCCACAGCTGCCGACCCAGGGGATTCCTGGGTCGGCGTCTGGTTCTCTTCGGCGGCCTTCGTCATGTGGTTACTCCGCGAGAGTGGCAACGACACGCTCAGCAGCGTGACCGTCGCCGTACGGCATCGGGCGGTCGCCCTCCGGCGTCGGCCGGGCGGCCAACTCGGGCAGCTTACTCACGTCGGATGTCAACACGTTCCATCCGTCGTCCAGCGTCTCGACCCACTCGGTCTCGGTGCGCAGCGTGGTGCACACCCGGCCGAGCAGGAAGGCCTCCTTCTGGAGACCCCCGGAGTCGGTCACGACACCGGCCGAACCGAGGACAGCCGCGACCATCTCCGGGTACGCCAGCGGCTCCCGGACGTGCAGCGAACCGTCCGGACGCTCCAGCTTGATGCCGTGCTCCGCGCACTTCGCGACGAGCCGCGGGTGGGCGAGCAGCAGCACCGGCGTACCGGCCGCGCCGAGACCGTCGACGATCGCGGCCAGCCGCGCCGGGTCGTCGGTGTTCTCGGCCCGGTGGATGGTCGAGACGACGTACTCGCCGCGCTTGAACGGCAGGTCGAGCTCGTTGTCCTTGACCGCGTCGCGGACCCGGAAGCACACGTCGGTCATCACGTCACCGACCAGCCGCGACTTGTCCTTCAGACCCTCGTTCGCCAGGTGGTCCATCGCCACCTGGGTCGGGGCCAGCAGGAGATCCGCCGCGTGGTCCGTGAGTACCCGGTTGTGCTCCTCCGGCATCAGCCGGTTGAACGAGCGCAGCCCGGCCTCGAGGTGCGCCACCGGCAGGTGCATCTTCACCGCGGACAGCGCACCGGCGAGCGTCGAGTTGGTGTCGCCGTAGACCAGCACCCAGTCCGGCTTGTGCTCGTCGAGTACGGCGTCCATCGCGGCCAGCATCGCGCCGGTCTGGACACCGTGACTGCCGGACCCGACGCCCAGGTGGACGTCCGGGTCCGGGATCCGCAGGTCGGCGAAGAACACGTCGGACATGTTCTTGTCGTAGTGCTGGCCGGTGTGCACGATCACGTGCTGGTGCTCGGTGGCGGCGAACGCCTCCGCCACCGGCGCCAGCTTCACGAACTGCGGGCGCGCACCGACAACGCTCAGGACCTTCATGCTGACTGAGACTCCCCGGCGACGGCGACGGTGCGGTCCTCGGCCGCGGACTGCAGGACGGCCTCGGCCACCTTCACGGTGGTCAGACCCTGCTGCAGCGTGACGATGTCGGCCTCCTTGCCGAGCACCGCGTCGCGGAACGCCTCGTGCTCGGTGCGCAGCGGCTCCGGCTTGCTGATCGCGTAGCGGATCATGTCGCCCTCGCTGACACCGCGGAAGTGCGCGACGTCGTCCCAGGCGGTGGCGACCGTGCCGTTGGCGTGGAAGGACAGGTCGGCGAGCAGCGTGTCGGCGATGAAGGCACCCTTCTCACCGGTGACGACGGTGAGCCGCTCCTTCATCGGGGACAGCCAGTTGACCAGGTGGCTGGTCACGGTGCCGTCGGCGAGCTTGCCGGTCACCGCGATCAGGTCCTCGTACTGCCGGCCCGACTTGTGGGCGCTCTGCGCGGCCACCGTCACGAACGGCGACTGCGTCACCCACGCGGTCAGGTCGATGTCGTGGGTGGCCAGGTCGAGCACCACGCCGACGTCGGCGATACGGGCCGGGAACGGGCCCTGCCGGCGGGTGGTGATCTGGTAGATGTCGCCCAGCTCGCCCGCCTCGAGGCGCACCCGCAGCGCCTGCAGCGCCGGGTTGTACCGCTCGATGTGACCGACCGCGCCGACCAGACCGGCCGCCTCGAACGCCTTCGCGATCTCGGTCGCCTCGGCCGAGGAGCCGGCCAGCGGCTTCTCGATCATCGCGTGCACGCCGGCCTCGGCCAGCGACTTCGCGATCTCGGCGTGGTACTGCGTCGGCACCGCGACCATGCAGTAGTCGAGCTTCTCGGCGATCAACTGCTCGATGTTCTCGTGCACCGGACGACCGCCGGCGACACCGAACTTGTCACCACCCGGGTCGGCCACCGCGACCAGGTCGACGCCCTCGAGGGACGCCAGGACCCGGGCGTGGTGCCGGCCCATCATGCCCAGGCCGATCAGGCCCGCACGCAGGTTCGCCATCCTCACGCACCCGCCTTCGCCACGGTGTTCACCGCGGTCACGATCCGGTTCAGGTCTTCCTCGGACAGCGAGGGGTGGACCGGCAGCGAGAGCACCTCGGCCGCGGCCTTCTCGGTCTCCGGCAGGTCCAGGTCACGCTGGAACGACGGCAGCCGGTGGTTCGGGATCGGGTAGTACACGCCGCAGCCGACCTTGTGCTCGTTGCGGAGCGCGTCGGCGAAACCGTCGCGGTCCTCGGTCACGCGGATCGTGTACTGGTGGTACACGTGGGTCGCCTCGGCAGCGACGGCCGGCACGGCGACACCCTGCAGGTTCGCGTCCAGGAAGGCCGCGTTCTCCTGCCGCTGCTTGGTCCAGCCGCCGACCTTGGTCAGCTGCACGCGGCCGATGGCGGCATGCAGGTCGGTCATCCGGTTGTTCAGGCCGACGACCTCGTTCTCGTACTGCTTGAGCATGCCCTGGTTGCGGTACAGCCGCATCCGGCGCTCGAGATCGGCGTTCGCGACCGAGTTCATGCCGCCCTCACCGGAGGTCATGTTCTTGGTCGGGTAGAGGCTGAACATCGCGAACTCGCCGAAGGTGCCGACGGGCGCGCCGTTCCAGGTGGCGCCGTGGGCCTGCGCGGCGTCCTCGTAGATCTGGATGCCGTGCTTGTCGGCGATCGCCTGCAGCGCGGTGACGTTGGCCGGGTGACCGAACAGGTGCACCGGCATGACGGCCTTGGTCTTCTCGGTGATCGCGGCCTCGACCGCGGCCGGGTCCAGGCAGAAGTACGTCGGCTCGATGTCGACGAACACCGGGGTGGCCCCGGTCAGCGCGACGCTGTTCGCGGTCGCGGCGAAGGTGAAGGAGGGGACGATGACCTCGTCACCCGGACCGACGCCCGCGGCCAGCAGGCCGAGGTGCAGGCCGGAGGTGCCGGAGTTGGTCGCGACGCACGCCCGGCCGGAGACCAGCGCTGCGCCGAACTCCTGCTCGAACGCCGCCACCTCGGGGCCCTGGGCCAGCATCCCGGACTGCATCACCCGGTCGACGGCTTCGCGCTCCTCCTTCCCGATGATCGGCTTCGCGGCCGGAATCGGCTGCACCATCAGTTCTCCTCCTGGTTTTCTTCGGCCGGCCGCAGCCGTCCGTCGGTTTCGATGTACATCTCGCCCGTGTTCGGGCACTTCCACTCGCCGTTCCCGACGTCGAGCAGCGGAACCCCGGCCTTGCCGACCCACTTGAGCCGGCGCGCCGGAACCCCGGCGACCAGCGCGAAGTCTGGCACGTCCTTGGTCACCACCGCACCCGCGGCGACGGTGGCCCAGCGGCCGATGGTGACCGGCGCCACGCACACGCTGCGCGCACCGAGCGAGCAGCCTTCCTTCATCGTCACCCCGACCGGTTCCCAGTCGTGCCCGCTCTTCGGCGACCCGTCCGGGTTCACCGCGCGCGGGAAGTAGTCGTTGGTGAGCACCACCGCCGGGCCGATGAACACGCCGTCCTCGAGGGACGCGGGCTCGTACACCAGCGCGTAGTTCTGGATCTTGCAGTTGTCGCCCATCCGGACCCCGGTCCCGACGTAGGCGCCGCGGCCAACGATGCAGTTCTTGCCGAGGACCGCGTTCTCACGGATCTGGGCCAGATGCCAGACCGACGAACCGTCGCCGATCTGGGCGCTGTCGTCGACGTCGGCGGATGGCGCGATGCGGGACGTCACAGGGTCTCCTTCTTGATGAGCCAGCTTTGCAGTACTTCGGCCGAGCGGCGTCCGTCGTGCAGCTCGGCCACGAAACCGGGGCCGGCGGCCGCCCGCTCGGCGGCGGCGTCACGATCGGCGATCAGCCCGCCCAGGACCTCACCCAGGGTGTCGGGATCGGCCTCCACGATCGGCACTTCTCGCCCGGCCAGAGTACGCACCCGGTGGCGCACCCCGTCACCGACGTACGAAACCACGATCCGCCCGGCGGCGAGCGCCTCCGCGGCCGCCACGCCGTACAGACCGATCCGGAGCTGATCGACAACGATGTCGGCGTCACCGATGACGCCGGCCATCTGCTCGTGCGGTACGCCGGTGATCCGCCGGTACTCGATCACGCCGCTCTCGTGCAGCCCGTTCAGGACCGCGTCGATCTCCTCGGTGCCCTTGAGTTTCGCGTTCGAGGGAACGTGCGCGACGACCGGCTTCTCGCCCGAGAACAACGGCCGCGCGGCCTGCTGCCACGGCGCCGGATCGATCGCGACCGGGAGCCACTGGGCGTTCGGTACGTCGTCCAGCAGGTCGACCGTGGAGACGAAGACCGGGAGCTGCAGCGCCTCGACGAGCTCGGCGTGCCGGCGGGCCTGCGGCTCGAGGCGGTCGGTCAGCTCGTCACCCGGAGTGAACGGCGACCAGCGCTCGCGCTTCGCGTGCCGGCTGGGCAGGCGGATGTCGGAGCCGTGGAAGAGCAGCGCGACGTTGATGCCCTTGGCGAGCATCGCCTCGATGTCCGGCGCCGCGTCCGGGTAGCCACGAGCGCCGAAGAGCGGGCGGAGCGACTCGACCATCACGTGGGTGTGGCTCCCGACGTACTGCTGCTGGGCGCGCTGCCAGCGCGGCTGGCCGAACCACGCCAGCGGGACGCCGTAGTCGGTGGCGAACTGGAACTGTCCCTTGCGGTGCAGGGCGAACGAGACGGCGTCGACGTCCGGCAGGGTCTTGGCCGCCTGGGCCCAGGCGTGACCCTGCCCGGCGGAGTTGGTCGGGCCGACCAGCATCCGCACGGGCGTCGTCGCTACCGGCGGGAACGCCGGCAGTTGCGCGTACGAGTACCGCAGGCCGCGCAGGCGCCTCCGGACCGCTCCCGCGGTCCGGGCCAACGGCACCGGCAGGTGCTCGCGGATCGCACGCGTCACCGTCACTGTGTCACCCATTACCTACAGGTGCCTTCATCATGTCGAGCTCGCGGCGGGCGGCCGGGAGGCCGAGCACGACCGGGGTGCTCGCCTTGCGCTGGCCGAGGTTCCAGCCGGCCCAGATCGCGCCGGCGTCCAGGGCGATCACGACGTCCGCCTGGTCGATGGTGGCCAGCACGTCGCGACGGCTGAGCACCCGCTCCCAGTAGGTCTTGCCGAGGTCGTTGGACGCCCGCTGGCCGCGCAGGAACTTCACCGGCGCCGAGGTTTTGATTGCCTTGGGCAACATCCGGCCGGCCACCTTGCGTGCCCGCCGGGCCCGCCACTCCACAGCCTTCACAACCCGCTTCGCCCCAGTCGGCCGCGGCTTCGCCGCAGCAGGCGGAGGGGTGGAGGCGGCAGCAGCCGCCGGGGTGGTGCCGCCCGTGGAGGCATCCGCGGTGGATGCGGCGTCGGCGTCCGCGGTGCCCGCGGTGTCGGCGTCCGCGGTGCCCGCGGCAGCGACCTCGGCGGCGGCTGGGGCGACCTTCGCCTCGTCGGCCACGACGGCCTCGGGGGCTGCGACCGCCTCGGGCGCGATGACGGCGTCCGGGGCCTCGTCGGTGGACTCGGCGACCGGTTCCGGCTCCGGGGCCGGGGCGGACGGCATCCGGCCCGGGCCGATCAGCGTGAACGTGTTGACCTTGTCGGCCACCCATGCGGACGGGGCCACCCAGCCGACGACGTCGATGGTGATGTTCTGGTCGCCGAGATCCTCACGGACCTGGTCGAAGTACGTCGGCGGCAACCGCCGCGTGGACAGCAGAACGACGTTGCTCATGCCGCCACTCCCTTCACACTCGCAGCCAGCGCCTCGATCCGCGGATCGAGCTGCAGGTCCCGCCGGTACGACGCGCCGAACTCGCGCGCCTTGGCCCGAATGCCCTCGTCCGCGGTGCGGGCCGCGTGCGCCGCCTCGATCAGCGCCGCCGCGATCGCCGCCGGCGTCACGTCCGCGACCGGGAACCACAGCGGATGACCGCGCAGTACGTCGGACGCAGCGTTCTCCGGGTCGTGCACCGACACGATCGGCAACCCGGTTGCGAGGTACTCGAACACCTTGCCGCTCGTCACGTACCGCCCCTTGCCGAGCATCAGCAGCTGGACGTCGAACTCGTCGTACGCCTTGGCGATCTCCGCCTTGCCGACCGGGCCCTCGTAGCTGACCCCGTCGTCGGCGGCGGCGTTGATCGTCGCGAGCATGTCGGCCCGCGGCTGCGCGTAGTACCCGAGGTAGCCGTGGATCTTCGCCTTCGCGCCCGCGAGCTCCTCGGACTGCTCCTTCGCAAGCTGCCAGCCCTGGACGAAGTCCGCGAGCGGCACCTTCGGCGACACCGTCCCGACGTACCCGAAGACGAGCGGACGATCGGCGACCGCGCCGCGGTCGTGGGTGTCCGGCACCAGGTCCGGGTCGAAGCCGTTGGCGACCGTGTGCATCCTGCCGGCCTGCGCCGGGTAGAGCTTCTCGTGCCACTCCTTGATCGGGTCGTTCACGAACCAGACCTCGCGAGCGGACTCGACCAGCTTCTTCTCCCAGCGCGCGGCCCGGCTGTTCGGCTCGTGCAGCCGGTCGCCGGTGAACACGTCGAGCAGCCACGCGTCGCGGTAGTCCATGACGTACGGCACCTGGAACTTCTTGTGCAGGTGGTACGCCGCGGTGAACGCGACGTGCGGGTTGGCGGTGGCGACCGTCAGGTCGACCTTGTGCGCCTTGTGGATCCGCTCCGCGGCCTTCTCGATCACCGAACGCCAGGGCCCGTACCCGCTCTCCGGGAACGGGATCTGGTCCTGCTTGGTGCGCCACTTGCTCCAGAGCTTCGGGTTCTGCGCGCGGCGCTTGGACCACTTGCGCAGGTCTGCCTCGAGGATCGGCCACTCGAACGGGACGCGGACGACCTCGACGGACGGGTCGACCCGTTCCTCGAGGGTCAGGTCCGCACCGGTGAATCGGAAGAACGTGTCGCGGTCGGCCGTCAGCACGGTCACCTTCCAGCCGAGCGCGGCGAACCGGTTGGCCGTGGCCAGTGCCCGGTAGACACCGCCGCCCCGGCAGGGCGGGAAGCCCCAGGCGACGTACAGCAGATGTGGGCGGTCGGTCATGCAGTTCCTCTTAAGAGATTGAGAATCGCGTCGGCCAGGTCGTCGTACGGCGTGGTCGTGGGCAGATGGTCGGTCGCCCACTGCAGCGCGTGGTCGCGCAGCTTCTCCAGCTCTCCGGGGTCCGCGGACCAGCGCCGCAGGGTCTCGGACGCCTCCGCCACCGAGTCCACCAGGACTCCGCCACCGGACTCCTCGATCACCTTCGTCTGCCGGGGCAGGCGGGTGGAGAGCACGGGAAGACCGCTGGCGAGGTACTCGTAGATCTTGGACGGCATCGCTTCCACGAACGCCGGGGTCGGCTGGAGCATGGCGAGGCTCGCCCAGGCGCCGTGCGCGATCCGCCAGGCGTCGGCGGGTGGCTGGCGCCCGTGCAGCCGGACGCGGCCGGCCAGGTCGGCCTGCGCGATCCGGCCCTCGAGCTCGTCCCGGTCCGACGGCGCGACCGGGCCGATCAGGTCGAGAGACCAGTCCGTCGCCGCGGCGACGGTCTCGACCATGTCGAACAGTCCACGGCTGGTGCGCAGGTCGCCGACGTACACCGCGCGCGGTGCGCCGGTCGGGGGGGACGGCGCCAGGAAACCGTGATCAGGAAGGTTCTGCACCACGATGCGGTGCTTCGCCTGGTGCGGGGCGAGGTGCGAGTCGGCGACCACGGTCAGGTCGGCCCCCGCGGCCAGCTTCGACCCCGCGCGGACGATCAGCCGGGCCGGCAGCCCCGCCGGGCCCTGCGCCCAGGCACGGTCGGCCAGCAGCCGCTCGTAGTCCTCGTGCACGTCGACGACGAACTTGCGCCGGCGCAGCGTGGTGACCAGGCGGGTGACCGGGATCATGTCCGGGTCGACCGTCATCACCACCTTGGCGTTGGTCCGCCACGGCAGCACGGCGGTCCGGGCCAGCCGCTGCACCAGATTGCCGCGCGGTCCGGCGTGCACGACCGCCCCGGCCGGCCCGCCCTCGGCGTCACCGAGACCCCACAGCTCGACACTGATGTCGCGCTGCCTCAGGGCCGCGGTGATCTTGTGCAGGCGCGCGTCGGCCACGTCGTGACCGGTCGTGATGATCCCCACGTCCGGCGCCGTACTGCGAGACATTGGTCAGAGGTCCTCGAGTGAGACGGATTCCGCTTCGCCGACCTGCAGGAACTTGGTGTACGCCGCGATCACCTCGTTGGGCTCGCCGCGCATCATCAGCTTGCCCTTGTGCAGCCAGATGCAGTCGTTGCAGAGCTCGCGGACGCTGCTCATCGCGTGGCTGACCAGGAACATCGTGCGGCTGTTGGTGACCAGCTCGCTCATC includes:
- a CDS encoding DegT/DnrJ/EryC1/StrS family aminotransferase; translation: MMVQPIPAAKPIIGKEEREAVDRVMQSGMLAQGPEVAAFEQEFGAALVSGRACVATNSGTSGLHLGLLAAGVGPGDEVIVPSFTFAATANSVALTGATPVFVDIEPTYFCLDPAAVEAAITEKTKAVMPVHLFGHPANVTALQAIADKHGIQIYEDAAQAHGATWNGAPVGTFGEFAMFSLYPTKNMTSGEGGMNSVANADLERRMRLYRNQGMLKQYENEVVGLNNRMTDLHAAIGRVQLTKVGGWTKQRQENAAFLDANLQGVAVPAVAAEATHVYHQYTIRVTEDRDGFADALRNEHKVGCGVYYPIPNHRLPSFQRDLDLPETEKAAAEVLSLPVHPSLSEEDLNRIVTAVNTVAKAGA
- a CDS encoding acyltransferase; translated protein: MTSRIAPSADVDDSAQIGDGSSVWHLAQIRENAVLGKNCIVGRGAYVGTGVRMGDNCKIQNYALVYEPASLEDGVFIGPAVVLTNDYFPRAVNPDGSPKSGHDWEPVGVTMKEGCSLGARSVCVAPVTIGRWATVAAGAVVTKDVPDFALVAGVPARRLKWVGKAGVPLLDVGNGEWKCPNTGEMYIETDGRLRPAEENQEEN
- a CDS encoding glycosyltransferase, producing MTDRPHLLYVAWGFPPCRGGGVYRALATANRFAALGWKVTVLTADRDTFFRFTGADLTLEERVDPSVEVVRVPFEWPILEADLRKWSKRRAQNPKLWSKWRTKQDQIPFPESGYGPWRSVIEKAAERIHKAHKVDLTVATANPHVAFTAAYHLHKKFQVPYVMDYRDAWLLDVFTGDRLHEPNSRAARWEKKLVESAREVWFVNDPIKEWHEKLYPAQAGRMHTVANGFDPDLVPDTHDRGAVADRPLVFGYVGTVSPKVPLADFVQGWQLAKEQSEELAGAKAKIHGYLGYYAQPRADMLATINAAADDGVSYEGPVGKAEIAKAYDEFDVQLLMLGKGRYVTSGKVFEYLATGLPIVSVHDPENAASDVLRGHPLWFPVADVTPAAIAAALIEAAHAARTADEGIRAKAREFGASYRRDLQLDPRIEALAASVKGVAA
- a CDS encoding glycosyltransferase; amino-acid sequence: MSRSTAPDVGIITTGHDVADARLHKITAALRQRDISVELWGLGDAEGGPAGAVVHAGPRGNLVQRLARTAVLPWRTNAKVVMTVDPDMIPVTRLVTTLRRRKFVVDVHEDYERLLADRAWAQGPAGLPARLIVRAGSKLAAGADLTVVADSHLAPHQAKHRIVVQNLPDHGFLAPSPPTGAPRAVYVGDLRTSRGLFDMVETVAAATDWSLDLIGPVAPSDRDELEGRIAQADLAGRVRLHGRQPPADAWRIAHGAWASLAMLQPTPAFVEAMPSKIYEYLASGLPVLSTRLPRQTKVIEESGGGVLVDSVAEASETLRRWSADPGELEKLRDHALQWATDHLPTTTPYDDLADAILNLLRGTA